In Gammaproteobacteria bacterium, a genomic segment contains:
- the ribH gene encoding 6,7-dimethyl-8-ribityllumazine synthase translates to MAAEGGFTVLGGAAPGLRVAVLASRFHSQVCERLLAGCRDALRQRGAVAAEVLRVPGAFELPLAARWLADRMPPARPEAIVALGAVIRGETAHFDYISSACVRGLAAVARDSRLPVSLGVLTTDTLQQALARCPEGEDNKGYQAALAAIEMALLRRQQGRDQQDRDDT, encoded by the coding sequence ATGGCGGCTGAAGGCGGTTTCACCGTCCTTGGCGGGGCGGCGCCGGGGCTTCGCGTTGCCGTTCTGGCAAGCCGGTTTCATTCCCAGGTCTGCGAGCGCCTGCTGGCCGGTTGCCGGGACGCGCTACGGCAACGGGGCGCCGTTGCGGCCGAAGTGCTGCGTGTGCCGGGCGCCTTCGAGTTGCCGCTGGCAGCCCGCTGGCTGGCGGATCGCATGCCGCCGGCCCGGCCAGAAGCGATCGTCGCGTTGGGCGCCGTAATTCGTGGCGAGACCGCGCACTTCGATTACATCTCCTCCGCATGCGTCCGCGGGCTGGCCGCTGTTGCCCGCGACTCCCGGTTGCCGGTGTCCCTTGGCGTATTGACCACGGACACCTTGCAACAGGCGCTGGCGCGTTGCCCCGAAGGGGAGGACAACAAGGGCTACCAGGCCGCGCTGGCCGCCATTGAGATGGCGTTGTTGCGGCGGCAACAGGGCCGTGACCAACAGGACCGTGACGATACGTAA
- the nusB gene encoding transcription antitermination factor NusB → MTNRTVTIRKDRSRSRRYAMQALYQWQVTRGSASGIVSEFLEDRDLAAADVGHFRNLLQGIVAHCEDLDHRLEPLLDRPLGQLDPVARGILYIGLYELLHCPDIPWRVALAESVKLAKTFGGEDSYKYVNGVLDRAARDLGRAGPAASG, encoded by the coding sequence GTGACCAACAGGACCGTGACGATACGTAAAGACCGTTCCCGGTCGCGCCGCTACGCCATGCAGGCCCTGTACCAGTGGCAGGTTACTCGCGGCTCCGCCTCCGGGATCGTCTCCGAGTTCCTTGAAGACCGGGACCTGGCCGCCGCCGATGTCGGCCACTTTCGCAACCTGCTGCAAGGCATCGTCGCCCATTGCGAAGACCTGGACCATCGTCTCGAACCCCTGCTGGATCGTCCCCTGGGTCAATTGGACCCGGTTGCCCGCGGCATACTCTATATCGGCCTGTACGAGCTCCTGCACTGCCCCGATATTCCGTGGCGAGTGGCGCTGGCCGAGTCCGTGAAGCTGGCCAAGACTTTCGGCGGCGAGGATTCCTACAAGTACGTCAACGGCGTGTTGGACCGCGCCGCCAGGGACCTGGGGAGGGCCGGCCCTGCCGCCTCCGGTTGA